Genomic window (Blastocatellia bacterium):
GAATGGATAAAAGTTCATGGCACTCCTGAAGAACGTGAAGAATTGATGAAATCCTTGCCTTCCCTTCCCATCGGTACAGCATGGTTTTGGAGTCCAGGATGGTTGGATGTTTTTAAGAAAGTACGAGTGCGAAAGCGAGAGACATTCGATTCATCTGCAACACCAAAAGTGGGCGTATCTTTAGAATCACCTAGGAAACTTGCAAAAGTAGATTTGGCAAGAATACAAGCGCGTATTCAATCATTTATTGATAAACCCCAAGAAAGTAATTTAAAAGAATTGCATGCACGTATTGCTGATCTGACACGCCAACTTCAGCAAGCTAAATTCGAAGCAAAAGTAAAGAAAGTAGAAGTTCCGATTTTACCGGAGCCAAATATTAGCCGCCTTGAAAAAATAACTGAAAAACTGAGTGATATAGGTTCTCAGTTAGTTCAAGTTGCAAGAGAGATATGTTTGGGCTTGGCCGGAGCTACTGAGAATCAAATTAAGATCAGAAAGAACCTTTCTGATGTAACTAGAAAACAGGATCTTCCTACTTCAATAACTCAGCACTCGAAGAAGAGTATCAATCAACTTTCAAGTGGAGAAAGGAAAATACTATCAGTTCTTGCACAGTACCCACAGGGGCGCAATAAAGCTCAAATTGCGATAATGAGCGGTTACTCACACCGAGGGGGAACCTTCAACAACTACCTGAGTGCACTAAGGACTAAAGGATATATCGAACGAGAAAGTCATAGCATCCGGATAACTGAGGCTGGATTGGCTACCGCTCCTTATCAACGACTCCCTTCTGGTTACGAACTTATTCAACACTGGTTAAATCAATTAGGGAAAGCTGAACGATCAATTCTATCGACCTTAATTAATGCCTATCCGGAGGAATTATCTAAAGAAGAAATTGCTAAACAGTCAGGGTATGAAGCTAATGGTGGGGGATTTAATAATGCCTTGTCAAAATTAAGAACACTAGAACTCGTCCGGGGATACAAGAGGTTGAAAGCTACTGATGAATTTTTCAATGGACAATAGATAAAGATAGAATGAGCCCGGAAGCTACCGCTTCTTTGATTGCTTCTTTGATGTAGGTTTTGGACGAGATGTATTGCGGCGACGATTGCTTACTTGCGCTGGTGTAGTTGAGCTGAAATCTTTGAACGTAGTAAAAATGGAGTCAACAAGCCTCGTACAACTTGATGTCACCCGTGCAAGAACTTTTATTTGCTCTCTACAGGCAACGCTATTTACATGATGAGGATAATTGATTGTATGATTCACTTCCCCCCATACTTCCTCCATAAGTGTGCGAACTTGTATCTCAAATGTGACCTTGGTTAAGCTAAGTTTTTCAAAAATATAGTGTACGCTCGTATACATTGAGGGGCTGGCAATTGAGGCAATCCCTAATGTCTCGAAAAGAGCTCGCGATTCATCATCCCACGTCCTAGCACTTGGTCCCTCTATCAGATTGAACGTATGCTCTGCTTCAAGAAGTCTGAGAAGTGCTTCATTAATATCCTTAATCTGGCTAGTATAAAGATGTAGAATCCTGACTCCAACCAAATCATTAATCTTTGTATAAAGGTTTTCTTTGTTGATATCAAAATCGGCCCCTCGCTGCTTATATTCCTTCATCTTTCTGGTGAGTTTATCTTTAAGATGTAATGGGTCTTTTGTCCGCCATTTAAAAGAATGTACATTTTTAGACAGATCAGTATTCGCCGGAATCAAAACCTGCAATTGTTTCATGAGGGTTTCGAATATAGTTAAATTTGACTTGTAATGCTGAACTAACGATTCAATCAATCGTGCTTCAGCCTTTGTTATTTTAATGTCTGGCATGGCAAGTCACTTTTTCGTTGTTCGGGAAATAATCCGTCTAGCTATATCCCTAAAAGCTTTACTTGCTTCTGCTCGCTGGTCTGCTGTTCCTGCATTAACATTTTCGATGGGAACTCCCTGTGTTTGAGACTCCGCTGCCAAGCTCCCAAAATCTTTAATTTGACCAATCCTGTTTTCTGTCATTGAGCTTGAAGCAAGTGCAGTATCTACTCGCCGTAAGACAGTAACGATTTCACTATTAATGCTTTTTTCAATTCTTGAGAGATAACTTGATTGTCCTTGCGTAACTTGGCCCCTATAGACACGAAATCTTTGCGGGATATACCCAAGGAAACGAGGCCTTCCAGGGAGTAGATATATATCGGCAGGTGCTAGCTCGGAAATGGTTTTCCAATTCCGTATCCACATTGATAGTGTTCGCCCAAGCGTTTTAAGAGCACGAATAGAGAATAAGTCACAGGCAGCAGGGACAATGAAAAAATCACAGTCCAGCAATACTGCCCTATTCAGAGGGCCAATGTTAGGACCTAAATCGTAAAAAACATAATCAATATTATGTTTTGAAGCAACCGAGTTCACGAGTAGGCTTAAAGCCGTTATACCTCTAAAGCCTTTGATTCTGCCTTCAAAACATTCGCTCCAGAATTGATTTAGGTCACGCTCAAATTCTGAAAGTAGAATATCACCCGGTAGAAGGAAAACATTGCCTATGCTCAACTCAATCGGTTCAATAGCTTGTAGAGTACCCGTGCCTTCAGAAATTGGCCTCAGTGCCGACCAAATAGTCTTGCCACTTGGACCGCTCGAATTATCAAGGAGGTCATCCACAACGGAAGCTTCAATCAAGTATGAGGTAAGGTTGCATTGGGGGTCCGTATCAACCAGTAAAACTTTTTTGCCAAGAAATCCAAGGGCGGCTGCAATATTCACAGTAAGTGTCGTTTTGCCAACGCCACCCTTATGGTTATATATTGCGAGACGTTGTGACCGATTCCTTTTTGCTTCGCTTTCAGGTGCCAATTTTTTAACTTTCTTCAGCTTTCTTTTGAGATTGCTTTCTGCTTTTACGCCGCGGTTTAGCTGCAGCCATTGCAGCCTTGGCAGCTTCACGATCGGGCAATGCCTGTACAAAATGTTCCGCAGCAGCACTTAACTGCTTATTTCCTTTTGTTGCAGGGACTAGATAGCCAGTTTTGGTTGCGTTATCTACTGCTCTTGCTGCATTCGAGAACTTAGGTTGAGCGGCTTCAGTGTTTATTTTACTTAGATCAATAGTCTTAAAATGGGGAGTATCTCGGTAATGTGTGAGGTAGTAGGCCAAACAGGCTATCCTCTCGACATCTGTCCGAGGCTGCTTTTGCAAAATAAATGCTTTAGCTGACATTGAACGGTCTTCAGAAAAACTGCCTTCAGATGCATACGCAGGCTGAGGTGTGTTGTTCTGGGCCTGTGTAGCAGCACTTTTTAAATTAGACTCGATTCCAAAGAATGTCTGAACAGTGTAAAGCATTCTGGCGCGTTCTTCAGGTTCCAGCCGTTTTAATGCTCCTAGGATGGAAGTCAGGACATCGAGATCAAATGATTCGTTTTCTACTGTCATTAAGCGCTCCTAACTGTCTTAGCTGATTGATGCTAAGATATCTCTCTACTACAATTGGCTATTTCTCCTTTAAGTATCAATTAAAACAGCTAAAATTACAACATTGAAAAATCAGCAGTTTGTAAGACTCGCTGAATGATTAGGTAAAAGCGGAACATCATTAATTCATTCAACGCCAGTGATATGATGCCACTGAAAATGGATTTCTTAAAGTTGTTAATCTGAAGGGTTGTGGAACTGTAGCGAATAGTGTAGCGGGCACGTGCATAGATGGGGAAGTATGTGCTAGTATGACTCTGACGTAAAAGCCTGATTTTACTAACACATACTAACAAGGACTAAGGAGGACAAGCGGCTTTTATCGGTCTGCAAAACCTTTATCCATCGGTTCGATTCCGATCGCCGCCTCTTTCTATTTTAACCACTTACAAGCAATCCCGCCCATTCAAGATTCCTGCCGGTGTGTCACTCCTTTGCCAACGTTTTCCCCGCCGTAAGCTCCCCTGTTTGTGAACATTTCCAAAGTAGAGTTTTCTCGGCAGCCTCCTTCGCGAGGATCAGTTTTAGCACCTGAATTCTTATCCCAAAGGAGGCGGTTCTTTTACTGGGCACGACTCAAGGAGGTGTTGTGTTGACCGCCGGATGAATGTTGAGGGAAACTTCTAAGACTATGAATTCGGCAGTCCGCTCCCCAGACCCTTCGCAGACGCGATCCCGGCAGTCTGGCGCGCGCTTGGACCGACTGTTGAACAATGCTTACGCACCGGCTCTCACTCATATCAGTCTTGTCGTCTTGACGGCATGGCTGTTTGGGTTATTGTTGACGGTGCCATTCTGGGTGGCCTTCATTCCGTCTGTCATGATCGGGCACCGGATCGGAATTCTTCTGCACGAGTATTTTCATGGCATTCCTTTTCGCCGGTACCGCCACAATCTTGCCGTCCTCAGCCTCTTTGAAGGGCTGATGTTGATGTTTGGGCTGCTGGAGCTTGTTCGCGGGTCTCACCTGGCTCATCATCGCTGGTTAAACAGCGAATTGGATCCTGCCCGCGGAACGTTTGAAAGCGCTGGGTCAAAGAGATGGCCCGACCTGTTGCTGGCACACCCGGCTGTGCAGAGTTTGATTTATTTTATCGATGCGGTGCGCGGAAAAAAGCCCTACGTTCGGGGCGCACGCATCCTCACCGGAGCGGCGCTTTCGGTTGCGGTGATTTGTCTCTGGCGGCAGTTCGGCCATCCGGAAATGATCTGGAAGACACTTGCCATCAGCGGCTTTACTTCTCTCGTGCCGGTCACCATCCGCGGCGCTATTGAGCACCATAGCTACCTCGGCGATCCCAACTTCGCCAACGAGTACAAAGTTTGGCTCCCGATGTTTAACATCAACCGCCACATTCATCATCATCTTGAACCCACCCGCCCATGGTATTTGCTGGACTTCAAGACAGGGCGGCCATTGCCTGAGGGACATTATCTCACCCATTGGGTTCGAGTGTATGTTAGTCGCGATTTCGTTCTGATGCAGCCAATGGGCGGGGCTGCCCCTGGAAGAAAGACAAGAACACCTCGCCGCAAGCTAGACAACCCAGGCGCAGGGAAAGAAGAGCGGCAAGCGGCGGAGGATCGTCCCATCTTCTAACCTGAGGGGGCCACGGCCCAAGGCCCTCCTCCGGAAAGACAGAAAGCCTGCCTTTAAGATGGGCTACTGGTGGTCCGCCTCTCAAGGCGAGCAGGATAACGTCTTCAGTGGGCTTGCAAGTCCAAATCAGGTCTCGGTGTCTCCGCTCTTCCATTGACGCCTCGCCACGCATTGAGCCGGCGGTAGAGTCTTTCAGATACTGGAAAAAGTATTGAGGCGAGGAGTGCGCCGCCGATGACATCTACCACGTAATGATATCGGCAATAAATCGTGGAGATTATGATAAGTATTCCCAGCGGCAGGACGGCGTAAAAAAAACGCCGCTGACGCACGAAGCTGAAGATGAGACAGAAAACAACCCCCATAACATGAGCGGAAGGGAAAGCATCCAATTTAGGATGTTCCAACAGGTCCATTGTCTTTTTCACCGCCTGTGAAACCGGAGTCACCTCAAGGGTCACGCTTTGCCGATGAGCCAGCGCGAACCGAGGGCCTTGGGCGGGGACGAGAAAGTAACCCGCGTAATTGACGAAGAAGGCTAGCGTCATAGAAAAAACGAACTGCTTGAAAATGGCTTCGTCTTTTTTCCAAAGCACTATTCCCAGCATCACCGGCAGGAGGTGATAGCTGGCATAAGCCAGGTAGAGCAGGTCGGTTAGAGCCGGCCTTACGAAACGCTCAAGCCAGACCGTCGGATCCTGGCCGAACAGGGCCCGGTCAGCAAGAATGAGCGGTTCGTCCCCGTCATACCATTTGAAGGCCGGCAACAAGCTGCCTAATGCTTCGAATACCACGACGATGGTGAGGACAGGATAGAAATTCAGCACGAGCCTCATCCCTTTGGATAAATGTAACTCGCGCTTCGCCAGCCAGATCATCAAAGCGACCACCAGAAGTAATGACGCAAAGCAGAGGGCGGGCACGCCCCATTCGATTAACCAGCCGGTCACGCCAGCCGCAATCGTGGCGACGCCGAGACACGCCGTCGCCATGACGTGCACAAACTCAAGAGGTCTTAATCGCATATCGCATCCGTCATCTCATTGCTACGGACGGGAAGACGCTGCCTTTTAACATCTGCCTTTTCAGGACGAGGCTCAACGGAGAAGCGCACCCTCTAATCATGTTGCAGGGCCAAACGTTATAAACCCGTCGAACATTATGCCAACACCGTAATGCATCAAGAATGGGAGAAGAACGGAACGGGTCCGCCACACCATCACTCCCCAAATGATCCCCATGATGACAGCCGAGAACGTCTCCTCGACGGTCTTAGGCATGCTTATTGGGTTTCCCAGGTGAATGATCGCCGACGGAATCACCTGTAACATGATGGAGACAGGCGCGCCGGCCTGTGCTTCCGTGCCGAGTTGCATGAAGCCGCGGAAGAAGAATTCCCACCCGACGTAGTAAGAGGAATAGCAGGCGGAGTATAAGACGAAGAGGCTTACGCTCTTGGTTTCAATAAGGTATTTGGAATATGGGAAGATCAGGCGCTGCGCTGGGTCTCGGCAATAAACGAAGTAGAACAACGCCGCGATCACAGTCTGACAAATCAAGGCGAAGACCAGGTCCCGGTAGTCTTTTGGCAATCGTAGGCCATAGTTGCGGGGAGACTCTTTGAGGACCAAGACCACGACGAGCAAAGGCAGCACGAAAAAGCAGAGAAACGCCGAGCCGAACATGTAGAATATGCGGTACATGTCATAGGGAGTCGGGTCGGAGGGAGAGTCCCCGAGGCGGTATACTTTCATCCCCCCATCCAGTTGCCTTTCCTGTAAATGGAAATGGCCGTCGAAATGTTTCGGGTCGCCACCGTAACAAAACAGGATCATGAACAGCACCGAACTAAGAAGCACAATGAACGACCTCTTCTGATCCTTCAGCAGCCGACGGAACTCAGCCCACCAGTTGTTTCCCATCACAAAATCCTTTTTATAGGCCCTCGTACAGATCGTTCGGAAGAAACGAAGAAGTCTCCCCTCTCCGTGAACCCGCGGTGGGGAGGTCACGGCCGTCGTTGAGCTTTGAAGACGTCAAATCTCACGACAGGCGGGCGCGGTGGAAATAAGATGAAACTGCCCCACCTGATTAACATGCGCAGGACGCCGTCTGTTTTTATATAGAAGAACAGCGGCACGGATTCACACCCCAGGCGGGCTTTGAAGTGCTCGGAGGCCTGCCCCACCTGGACTGAGCTGACCCCCTCGTGAAATCCATTCTCCAAGTCCTGATACATCAAGTTGAAATAGAGGTCTGCCTGCCGGTTAAACCGGTAGTCAATGCCACAGAATAAGAACCAGTATGAGTCTCCGGCAGAAAGAGAATAATTAAACGCCAGGGTCCGGTCATCGCTACTAATCAGAGTCAGAGAGACTGCGCCGCTAAATCGCTTGGCGACCTCGCGAAAGAAGTCCTTCGGCAATACTTCGAGCTTGTTTTCCGCTTTCGATACGACGTTCTCGTAGAGGCGGTGGAGTTCGCTCGTATACACTTTGGCTATCTGCTCTCCGTCTCGAAGGCGCGTTATTGTAAAACCAGACTCGGCGAGTTTACGCTTCGAACGCTTGATATCATATCTATAGTGAGATTTGAGCGCGTCGGTGTATCGTTCGAAACTCCGGAATCGGGGGGGGAAGAAATGCATGCGCGGTGTTTCAAACCGCCAATACCCATGCGGGAGCAGTCTGTCCATCATGTTACACTCCTCGGCGCTGAACTCCTTAAACACGCTGAACCGAATGCCCTCTTGCTTGGCCAGCTTTCCCATAATGCCGTCGAGAGTTTCCACCGCCCGGCCGGGGTCGCATTCTCTGATGAGCGCCACGGAGTTCTGACCGATGGAGACAGGAAGCCCGCAGAATAGCATCGTCACGTAACCAAAAGAAGGAAAGACGCGGCGGATCCCCCCGGCCAGTGCCTTTATCACTCGTCCTGCCAAGGTGGTAAGGTCCACCCGGTAAATGCAGAAGCTGGCGCATCCCACGGGCCGGCTTTGTTCATCATAGAGGATGACGTGCCGGAAGGCTGCATGTGAAGACATACTCTGTTCGACCGCCGCAATGAAACCCAGGTTCATGAAGAGGCTTGTTGTATGACATGAGGCGGAGTTCCAGTGCTCGGTATTCACCGCGCCGACCGAGTCATACATTTCGTACTTGTATTCCGCGGGTGGAGGTGAGGCTTGAATAGCATCCCCATACCTTGCTTTGGTGCTCGTCACGTCCTTAGGTCCTTTCCCTCGGTTTCGCCCGGAAGGCCGCTCAGTGGCTCAATTGTGGGAACCAGGAGCGTCGAGCCAATGCTACACGGGGACCCCTGTACCCCGGGCGCTAGCGCACGAGCCTTCCCTCGGCTGATTGCGGGATGATCGAATCGGTCCCGAAGGGAGTCTGTAAAGCCCCGAGCGCGAAGCCGTGCTTGTCGGCCAGCGCTAGCGCGTTGCGGACTCCTTCGATGGTGACTTCGCCGTAAGAGCCGTGAGAAGTGACTGACTCCAGGCCCATAAGGAGTGTCTCCGCTAGGCAAGCGAAGACGTATCCGGGCTCCAGGGGCACCCCTGGGATGTAGAACGAGTCGCTCAAGGGCAATCGCACAACCCCCCCCTGCAAGACAATCACGTCCGGCCGACAATCTCGAACCCTGAGAGACACGTCGGCGGGCACAGCGATGTCGCAAATCAAAACCGGCGCCGGGCCCAGCTGCTCGGGTTGAATGAGCCCCCCTCCCGCGTTCGAGGCGCTTACAATGAGCGAACAATGACGCAGGGCCGTGAGATCAGAGGTGACTTCTAGCAAGGTTCCTGGCGCGGCCCGCCGGAGCTGCTCCTTCATATGGGCCACGCGCACAGATTTTGGGTCGCGTACGATCAGCAGGACCTCGCGGACCTCCGGAGCCATCCAAAGCGCATAGGTGCTTGCGATATTTCCTAGCGCCCCGACCACCCCCATTCGCGACCGCCTGAGGTCAACGCCGTTACGGTGCGCGGCTGACTTCAACGCGCGGACTCCCATGCCGACGGTCAGTGAGTTCCCGGAGGTGAGCGCGATACCCTTGACTTTCAGTCGAAGGCAGTTGCCCGTCATGATGGACGTATACCCGCCCAGCCCCAAGACCTGGCAACCGGCTTCTTTCGCTAGTTCCGCCGCACTTTTAATCTTGCTCATTATCCAAGCCCCATCCCTGTCGGCCCGCGCTTTGACGAACTGCTTCGTCGCTAGGCTCAGCGCGATGAAGCTCAGGTGCACCTCTGTGCCGAGGGCGGAACAGAGGTTTTCCTGGTGAAGGATGGTCGGCTCCAGCAGTCGCCCGCTCTCATCGAGAAACGTTTCAAGTTGGGAGCTACTCAGTTGCTCAAATGATGGCTCGCACGCCCGCGCGTCATCGGGTGTGATTAGGTGTCCGAGAAAAGCGACGCGCCGAGGGGTGCGGGGTTCGTCGCGTTTGTAGCGCCGGATGTGACTGTAATTGGTTAAGGGGTTGGCGGCCAAGCCAACGCGGTGTCGAATCAGGTGAGCAAAGTCTGAAGCCGCCACCGCCTGACAGTACGCCCGGAGCCCATCAACGAAGTGGTCGAGCTGTTCTCGTTGAATGTACGCCGAGGGCTCTACGCGAAGCGTCATCGGGTCGCTCAGCGTAGGCAGGACACGTATTTTATGCACGTTGAGGAGGTAGGCTGCGGCGACGTAACCGAGGTGGCCGCTCTCGGAGATCATGTGCAATGTGGGTGATGCCATGGTCGCTTGTTTTTGTAGTTCGACTCCGACTATCAACCCTCTGCCACGAACCTCGCGTATCTGGTCGGGAAAGCATTTGCGGAGTGACTCAAGCTCGACAAGCAGATAATTCCCGGCCTCTGCGCAACATCGCGGCAGGTCGTCGCGAGTCATGATCTCCAGCGCCTTGGCCGCGATCAGACAACTCCAGTCGTCCTCCGCGAAGGTCGAGGAGTGAATCATCGAAAACTCGGATAGGAATCGGTCACGCTTGATCAACAAGGCGCCAATCTTCGCGATTCCAGCACCGAGCGCCTTACCCAGGCAGATGTAATCGGGAACTATACCGAGTACTTCCGAGGCCAGGAAAGTGCCCGTGCGACCCATTCCCGTTTGAATCTCATCAGCGACAATCGGGATAGAGTGTTCAGCGCATGTGGCGCTGAGCCATTCAGTAAAGGGCGGGCCCAGGGGGTGAATCCCGCCTTCGCCTTGAATCGGTTCGATGAATGCTGCCGCAACATTCGCGGCCTCCTTTTCTGCGTCTCTCCAATCCTCCGGATCGTCAGGGTTAAGGAACCGAACTGGCGGCCCAAGCCCTGTAAAGGGTTTATGATAGCTCCAGGTAAGCTGGACGGCCCCGAGGGTCTTTCCGTGAAAGGCCCCCTGAACGGCCCAGAAGTGGGAGCGTCCGCGCTCAAGGTGAGCATGCTTCAAGGCCGCCTCAATCGTCTCGGTTCCGGAGTTTGTCAGTACGACAGCGTATGGGCCAACCTGATCGGTCAGCACTTGCGCCAGCCGGCCGGCCCCCTCATGTATTGAGCACTGCGCGAACCCGGTGACGTCGTTCTCGAGAAGGTGCTTTGCGTACGTCACGATCTCTGGATGCAAATGGCCGAACAGGTTGACGCCGTAACCGCCGACGAGATCAAGGACGCGGGTGAGGTGCTCGCCTTCGCGCCGCCACAAATAATCTCCCTTTGACCGTTCGTAGCTGGCGTCAAGTCCCAGGCCTTCGAGGAGCTGAACCAGGAGCGGCCGACAGTGGTGTCCGTATGGGTTCATCCTACTATCCCCATGTGTGTAACCGTGTGCGTACGATAATGAGCGTTTAGCACTCGCGGTAATCGCGTTGGGCCGGTTAGCCTTAGCCTTATGTCCTATCGGAGGCCATAGCGATGAGTGAATCGATTACCCGCCTTTCGAAGCCGACCTGATTGAGCATAAGGCTATAATGATTAAGCGGGGCGAGCTTCAGCAGCGCGAGATCAACGGAGCCGCCGTGCCCGACTAGGGTGTCACACCCCAACCCGCCATTGACGCTGAGGAGTTCGCATAATTCATCCAGCACATCGAAGAGGCCGGGCATGACCTTGCCATGTGCCCATACCAGGGCCTCATGAACCCTGTCCGAATCCTCCCGCATCAGTCTCTGAATCTGCCCGACCCCGACCCCCAAGTGCCTCAGCTCATCTTGAAGAAGACTTGCTGCCATGCGTTGTGTCCCAGCGTCGCCATTCGCGGAGCTGGCAAAAACCTGGTATAGACCGATAGCCAAACTCTCAATCATCAGGTGTTGAATGATAAGACAGGCCGCCAGGTTCTGCTTATTAGCCGACGAATGAAAATGACGGCGAAATGCATCCCACTGTGATTTGCCAGGAACCTCGCAAATAGGAAATCCTACATATCCGGCTAACTTTTCCAGCAAAAGGATGTGTTTACATTCTTCCTTAGCCTGAGTCAACATCTCAATTTTGGCTTCGGTGTCGGGCATTAAGGCCACCATCTCGGAGTAGTTATCGACCGCCACGATCTCACTGCTTCGTGCGCTCGACACAACAAGCGAAAGCCGGCTAAGGTAATCGGGACTCCGTCGGATTGTCGAAACCAGGCTGAACCCAACCCCAGGGTAGGCGAATACTGCGGCTTCCATAATGCCCTCCGTTCTTAACCTAGAGGCTTAGGAACTTGACGATGTCAGGTCTTTTGATTTACAACTTCACCACACAAACATTACGACACATAAGAGCTAGGGCCACGAATCAACGAAAAGCGCATAACCTCGTTTTACGGGCGTAACTATAAAGATACCCCTGGGCACTGTCAAGCATCGCTATCGCACTTCAGCTGTTCGGCTCACATGCGAAAACTCTATTGGCTCTGTCTGAGTTGCGCCGTAGGACGCGGGATGACGACCCGCGAGATTCAGGGCCATCTGGAGGAGGTTTATGGCGTCGGGGTCTCTCCGACGCCGACCTCGAACGTCACCGATGCGGTTGCGGGTGAGGTCCGCGCCTGGCGGAACCGCCCGCTAAATGCCTTCCTAAATACTCATTGGTTTCTTTCCCAGGTTTGCGCCAATCTTTGTGGTATGATCAGGCGCGACTGAGCTTAAACAAAGGAGAAAACTATGCACAAAGTAGTCGCTTTTCTCATTCTGACCAGTGGGATGCTCTCAGCGGATGTGCTCGCCGATCAGCTCAACCTTAAGAACGGTGATCGCCTAAGCGGAACAATCTTGAAATCAGATAAGGAGAGCTTGAGCATCAAATCCGAGCTCGTCGGGGAGGTGAAGGTTCAATGGACAGCCATAGAAGCCATATCCTCAGATCAGCCTTTGTATATCACCTTGAAAGATGGGCAGATGATCGTCGGCACGGTAGCGACCATTCAGGGGAGAATCGAGGTTCAGACCACGCAAGCCGGTAAGGTGACAATCTCCAAAGAGGCCATAGAGCTAATAAGGTCAAAGGAAGAACAGGCGGCTTATCAAGCGGAAATAGATCGCCTGCGCCATCCAAAGCTCAGTGACTTCTGGAGCGGATTGGTTGATGCGGGACTGAGCGTAACCCGCGGCAATGCGGATACGACGACCTTCAGTCTTAGTATGCAGGCGGCGCGTACGACACCGAGGGATAGACTGAGCGTGTATGCCGCGTCGCTTCTTGCTAAGAACAAAGACAAGACGACCGATGAGACGGTGACGATTGCAAAAGCGCTCCGTGGCGGTCTTCGTTATGATTTCAATTTAAGT
Coding sequences:
- a CDS encoding helicase HerA-like domain-containing protein, giving the protein MMRGLHLSPSLVLPVEAVTQTFAILAKRGVGKTYTALVLVEEFLKSNLQVVVADPVGVCWGLRAGSNGKSPGLPIIVLGGEHGDLPLENTAGGSIADVIVDESLSAILDLSLMRKNEQVRFMTDFAERLYLRNRKPLHLVLDEADLFAPQRPLPGQQRMLGAVEDLVRRGRAKGLGITLVTQRSAVLNKDVLTQVEVLVALRTIAPQDRSAIDEWIKVHGTPEEREELMKSLPSLPIGTAWFWSPGWLDVFKKVRVRKRETFDSSATPKVGVSLESPRKLAKVDLARIQARIQSFIDKPQESNLKELHARIADLTRQLQQAKFEAKVKKVEVPILPEPNISRLEKITEKLSDIGSQLVQVAREICLGLAGATENQIKIRKNLSDVTRKQDLPTSITQHSKKSINQLSSGERKILSVLAQYPQGRNKAQIAIMSGYSHRGGTFNNYLSALRTKGYIERESHSIRITEAGLATAPYQRLPSGYELIQHWLNQLGKAERSILSTLINAYPEELSKEEIAKQSGYEANGGGFNNALSKLRTLELVRGYKRLKATDEFFNGQ
- a CDS encoding RelA/SpoT domain-containing protein → MPDIKITKAEARLIESLVQHYKSNLTIFETLMKQLQVLIPANTDLSKNVHSFKWRTKDPLHLKDKLTRKMKEYKQRGADFDINKENLYTKINDLVGVRILHLYTSQIKDINEALLRLLEAEHTFNLIEGPSARTWDDESRALFETLGIASIASPSMYTSVHYIFEKLSLTKVTFEIQVRTLMEEVWGEVNHTINYPHHVNSVACREQIKVLARVTSSCTRLVDSIFTTFKDFSSTTPAQVSNRRRNTSRPKPTSKKQSKKR
- a CDS encoding ParA family protein; protein product: MKLPRLQWLQLNRGVKAESNLKRKLKKVKKLAPESEAKRNRSQRLAIYNHKGGVGKTTLTVNIAAALGFLGKKVLLVDTDPQCNLTSYLIEASVVDDLLDNSSGPSGKTIWSALRPISEGTGTLQAIEPIELSIGNVFLLPGDILLSEFERDLNQFWSECFEGRIKGFRGITALSLLVNSVASKHNIDYVFYDLGPNIGPLNRAVLLDCDFFIVPAACDLFSIRALKTLGRTLSMWIRNWKTISELAPADIYLLPGRPRFLGYIPQRFRVYRGQVTQGQSSYLSRIEKSINSEIVTVLRRVDTALASSSMTENRIGQIKDFGSLAAESQTQGVPIENVNAGTADQRAEASKAFRDIARRIISRTTKK
- a CDS encoding fatty acid desaturase, translating into MDRLLNNAYAPALTHISLVVLTAWLFGLLLTVPFWVAFIPSVMIGHRIGILLHEYFHGIPFRRYRHNLAVLSLFEGLMLMFGLLELVRGSHLAHHRWLNSELDPARGTFESAGSKRWPDLLLAHPAVQSLIYFIDAVRGKKPYVRGARILTGAALSVAVICLWRQFGHPEMIWKTLAISGFTSLVPVTIRGAIEHHSYLGDPNFANEYKVWLPMFNINRHIHHHLEPTRPWYLLDFKTGRPLPEGHYLTHWVRVYVSRDFVLMQPMGGAAPGRKTRTPRRKLDNPGAGKEERQAAEDRPIF
- a CDS encoding phosphatase PAP2 family protein, with protein sequence MRLRPLEFVHVMATACLGVATIAAGVTGWLIEWGVPALCFASLLLVVALMIWLAKRELHLSKGMRLVLNFYPVLTIVVVFEALGSLLPAFKWYDGDEPLILADRALFGQDPTVWLERFVRPALTDLLYLAYASYHLLPVMLGIVLWKKDEAIFKQFVFSMTLAFFVNYAGYFLVPAQGPRFALAHRQSVTLEVTPVSQAVKKTMDLLEHPKLDAFPSAHVMGVVFCLIFSFVRQRRFFYAVLPLGILIIISTIYCRYHYVVDVIGGALLASILFPVSERLYRRLNAWRGVNGRAETPRPDLDLQAH
- a CDS encoding CPBP family intramembrane glutamic endopeptidase — encoded protein: MGNNWWAEFRRLLKDQKRSFIVLLSSVLFMILFCYGGDPKHFDGHFHLQERQLDGGMKVYRLGDSPSDPTPYDMYRIFYMFGSAFLCFFVLPLLVVVLVLKESPRNYGLRLPKDYRDLVFALICQTVIAALFYFVYCRDPAQRLIFPYSKYLIETKSVSLFVLYSACYSSYYVGWEFFFRGFMQLGTEAQAGAPVSIMLQVIPSAIIHLGNPISMPKTVEETFSAVIMGIIWGVMVWRTRSVLLPFLMHYGVGIMFDGFITFGPAT
- a CDS encoding GNAT family N-acetyltransferase — its product is MTSTKARYGDAIQASPPPAEYKYEMYDSVGAVNTEHWNSASCHTTSLFMNLGFIAAVEQSMSSHAAFRHVILYDEQSRPVGCASFCIYRVDLTTLAGRVIKALAGGIRRVFPSFGYVTMLFCGLPVSIGQNSVALIRECDPGRAVETLDGIMGKLAKQEGIRFSVFKEFSAEECNMMDRLLPHGYWRFETPRMHFFPPRFRSFERYTDALKSHYRYDIKRSKRKLAESGFTITRLRDGEQIAKVYTSELHRLYENVVSKAENKLEVLPKDFFREVAKRFSGAVSLTLISSDDRTLAFNYSLSAGDSYWFLFCGIDYRFNRQADLYFNLMYQDLENGFHEGVSSVQVGQASEHFKARLGCESVPLFFYIKTDGVLRMLIRWGSFILFPPRPPVVRFDVFKAQRRP